tgtaaTGTTATCTTATCCTTACTTAATTActgggttttaaaaaaaaacaaatttgactTAAAATTAGTTTGATTAgtttaaaatttgtaattaagtaagatattagccttatttaattactttaattagtaattatattattattattattattattatttagtagagaattaatatttaagtattttaattaatttcataaaatactCCATGTGCTTTATTAATTTGAGTGAAACATTTATAAGAATAAATATTACAGAATGTTAGATTTTGTGGTAAAGTATATGGAGGTTCACGTATATAATGATCACTATGCCATACGCCATCGAATGTTTGGTTAATAATTGTAAATGTCGATGTGTAAAATCTAGAAGATGAATGTTGTTTCTTGTCTTAGCTTGAAATTGCATCCTCTCCATCCCATGTCTAGTTTGATTGCATACAGACCAATTTGAAATGTGAAAATGCCGCATTTCTCTTtaccaaattttatttaatttttcattttcataattttgagGTTCATTTGCCCTGCAAACCCGTTCAACGCCAATGTTTTGTTGATTTGTCTAAAGTTTCGAGGAAATTCAAAGTttagagtttttattttttgagaacCAAATTCAAAGTTTAGCATAATGTAAAGttacaaagagaaaaaattcgaacaaaaaaatgaaaatttttaaGATACTTAATAATACATCACCCATCTCGCTATGCAGTTCAATAAATTTGAGATAAATAcaacactaaaaaaaaaaaaacttttaaaaaatatttttttgttattttttgggaACCTTGCTGAGCACTGAGATCCCAATAActtgtttgaattttattcCTTTgttaaaatgataaaaattcGTCATATATACATAACTGCATGGATTCTTTAGTGGTATTAGTAATAGGTATAGAGATAGTAATAGTAACGtaggaaaatttattttaagtgGTTGCAGTAATGGATAAAGGAGGTCCATGCTTATTGTTAGCAGAGAGTGCATATTAAAGTAAAGGCTGTTACTAACAAATTACTCATTGCACATAGAGATTACACATCGAAGACATTGCCCTTCAATGAGTAAATCAAAAGCTTTGTTGATGTCTTCAAACCTCACCTCATGTGTCACAAACTCATCAAGTTGTAGTTCCTGATGGagtggaaaaaacaaaaaaaattagaagggtATCCAGCTCCAGGTATAAGTTAGgtgaaaaacaatttgaataaCAGTTGGCTGCTAAATCACCTTGTCCACGTAACGATTGAGGAGAAGAGGGATATCAGATTTAGGTTTGAGTCCTCCGAATAAGGATCCCATTAGGTTTTTTCCACTATGAAGGATCTCTCGAGAGGGGAGGCTCACCAGTGACGCTGGCTTGTCCACACCTAACACAACTGTTTTTCCCCAACCCTGAAGttgaaacaaaatattcaGTATAAAGCAATGAGCTGATGTTGGTTCAACTTCAAACAACTACAGCATACAGGAGCGATATGATGTAGAACACATTCTTGAAAGGACCAAATATCagcaagagaaagaaattcaACAAAAGTAATGATAGGCTATGATAGTGAAGAGGAGTGAGGGCGGACAGAGACCTTTCGGCAGCAAGCGTAAGCTTCTTGCACCAATGATGCCAATCCAACGCATTCAAAGCAATAGTCCGCACCCCCACCAGTCATCTCAATGATCACCTGTACATGTCAAAAAGAAACTGCAAATGCTTAGCTAATTAACAGAGTCAATCAAGGGAAAAGGACCAGGCCACAAAAGCATACCCACTTTCAATCTCTAGAATAGGTGTGCATAAGAGTACAAAACACTGTAATGAAAACTCCACACAGTTGATGAATAGTTGTAGAGAAAGACCTGGCTAACAGATTTATTCTCACAATTTGCAGGGTCGACAAAGTCAGTGAGCCCAAACTTTTTTCCTGTGCCAATAAGAAACAGTTATCCAAATTCCTCCCGCAAAGGAGGGCATCTCTGCCATGATTATAGAGTTTTTCACTGCCTAAAGGAAAATCAACTACTTCTGATAAGATCCAAAtaccaatttcaaatttctgtTGGTTCACATCCACACCAATGATTCTAGTAGCTCCACACAGTCTTGCTCCCTCCGCAACCTGGATAATTCAACCATGGATGTGAGCCTTCTCATACACTCAGTCAAATAAGTAAAAAGATATCCAGAGTAAGTTCTGCAAATGCATACAGCTAAACCAATTGAACCCAGTCCAAATATAGCAACAGTAGATCCCTCCTCCACATTTGCTGTTCTCCAAGCAGCACCGACTCCTAAatccaaatttgagaaataTCATAATGTGTTGTAATTTTTGGTGAGAAAAGGATGGGGTTTCTGAAGGCAATTCAAGTATCAAATTTGCAAACACCACATCAAGTCACTCAAGAATAAGACCAGAGCATAAGGAATTTAAAATAATACCGGTTGATATTCCACAGCCGAGAAGACAGGCCCTGCTTGGAGTTACTGCAGGGTCAATCTTTGTGACATGGGCTATGTCTACCACTGTATACTCAGTAAAACTAGACACGAACAAGAAATGGTATAGAACCTCCCCATTGAGGTCAGTGAACCTGCTTGTCTCGTATCTTGGCATAAAAGGAGAGACCTTGAAGGGGAATTTTGTACATAGGTTACTCTTTGTCGATCTGCAATCTGCACATTCTCCACATTGCGACATGAATGTTGGGATGACAGTATCTCCTTCAGTTACTTCATTGACATCCTCCCCAACACTCTCCACAATCCTACAACGAATATTCGCATATTAGCTTTTGTCTTTCATTCTTCCCCTTAATTATTTAACAGTTTTACTTTGTGATTcttagaaacaaaaaatgcGAATGCTAATAACAAGACCATATGGTTGGAGCTCACCCGATGGCTTCGTGACCGAGAATTCTTGGGAAGATTCCAGGAAAGTCCTAGCAAGTAAAAAGCTATGGATAAGCATCAACAACTTCttataactatatatatatttcttctgaatgaaaaaaaagaaaaaagagtatgGGTTTGATATTTGATTGACTGACAATAAGCTACCTTCATTTTCCAGAAAATGATATCGCTGTGACACAGAGAGGTACAGATAATTCGAATGCGGACTTCATGAGGCATTGGGGGTGCCACAATGATTTCTTCCATCACTAGAGGCTCACCTGGTTTGCGACTCACCGCAGCTACCGTTTGTTTTACACACAGATTTGCATTGCATGCAACAATGTTATCAGTTTGATTTTCATCATATGACAATTCATTCTAACTTATAAGCAAAGCAAGAGAGTTGACCaataatcaaagaaaaagtttttaaaaagctCGTGAAAAAAGAACCTCTGCATCGAATAGGCTTCCCTCTGCTTCCACTTGACAACTTCTCAGGTTCCATAGCTAGCTAGAACAGAAAaacactcactctctctctctctctctctctgcgtCTCCGACTTATTGTTCAATCTTCCAGTCAATCTAGCTGCAATTAAAAACGGAAAATTGAACAGCTGATACTTCGCTGGCCAACGATTAGTTTTGGACGCAACTATGAGTAGGTAAAGGAAAGAGACAAAtgtaacaaacaaaaacaaggaaaGAGACAAACTAACAATAGCTTCTCACTGTAATGATGATATCTTCTGTATCCTCATGTAAGTATGCACCAGTCGTTTGGAAAATTGGAATGaatgaattatgaaattataCGCAGAGCAGGCGTTTTCAAATGGATATGGAAGTCGTATTAGTACAGCTACAGAGCTACagtattataaattataatatatttggttgttacaatttacaaaggaAAAAGCCAATTTCAACTCAAGTGTCAAAACATGTGccttgtgattttttttttgcgtcAAATCAACCAGAACagatatataataataatacaacactttttccttttaagtACTCCTTCTGTTTAATCATTAATTTATTTCTAGAATTACTGTTTTCTCGTGTAAATAATACATGTCCTAAATTCTTTCCCACTCAAAGattgtgggttttttttagaGTGCAAAAATAAAGGGAGCTCAATACTTTACGCCCTTTTTTGGCAAAACCCTAACATTTAACTGATCGCTGATGCCGGACCTTATTGGTTGCCTTgtgatattatttttcttttttaatttggagCTGTTTGTTGTGAATTTATCTATCTGCCCTCAACTCAACCTGCGCTCATTCcttaaaataattatgatATTTCAGAAATTCCTAAAttatgacaaaaaaagaattactAAATTTTGATCGAAATTCCTAAATTTAAATTACCAGCGAATGCCATTTCCTAAATTTAACttaaaaagaatatttgttttttaagcCATTCTAATAATAACTAAatgaaaagcaaaaacaaattagaCGCCAATAGGTAGTAGCTAGGTAGTACAACTTTCGTTTTACAGGACCCGAAGGTTCCCGAAATTTCCCGAAGTTTACATTTAGGGCTTTGAAAATTTGCAGGCTCTTTTCTCTCCTACGTATCGTAGTCATCGTCCTCCACAGTTTATAATTAAGGGCTTGCACATACAGCGAAACCGGAATCGGACTTTCCGAGGTTGGGCTTGCGATCGCCGTAGGGGTTGAAAGGACTCTCTGGTATGTAGATTTGCTTTTCGAagatcaatttttttaaaaacaaaatcttggAATTTCTATGTCTCAGCACGATATATATAGGCCCTGATATTGTGGTGCATGCCAACGTTAAACCCAATTATCTTGAATCCGGCATTTGGAGGTTCCAATGCAATGCCAAATCAATATGAGTCTTATAGGGTTTGACTGCAAAACCCTAGATATTTGGCGTTGCTCTGTCATCTGTCATTTTCCTATATTATTTGAAACTTCAGATTCAGCTTAAGATAGCAATAGCATCAGGATTCTATTTCGTTTTGGATCAGACAATTTCTACTTTTTCCCCCTTCTCTCTGTAGCGTTTCCCTTCAGGTTGCAGTCATGAATTTTTCACTACGTATGGCCTGCCATTTGGGATGTTATATGCCCATCTATAAACGTGTCTGAATTTGGTCTATGCTTGTCAAATTCCGTGTTGTTTCTGCACATTTTGTACTATCAGGAAGTTTTATCTTTgaagttaaaaaagaaaatggtgtTCCATTGCTTCTACAGGTAGCTACTAAAATTGGAAACTGAGGTTACTTTCTAAACCATTTCAGCTAGCATGGCAAATCAGCACTCCAGTGAAGGCTCTAGTTCTGGCAACGTTGCCGGGGAAAGTTCTGATTCAACTGTTGAGATCAATATTAAGACTTTAGACTCACAGATATATAGTTTTCAAGTGGAGAAAAATGTGAGCTCATGTCTTCCTCTCgcatttctatttttcttgttttaacttaatattttgatcactgtttatttatttggtgatGTCTTGTATAGTGCTTACTTATATGGGTTATAGTTTTGTTGTTCTTCCATATTCAAACTGTTAACCAGTTTCTAGGAGCTACATGTTTGTACATCAAGAATATGATCTCTTCAGGCTTGTTTCTTATATATTTGTGATattcatatataaatttttatttcagaTGCCAGTTTCATTGTTCAAGGAAAAAATAGCTAATCAAATAGGTGTTCCAGTTGGTCAGCAGCGGCTGATTTTCAGGGGAAAGGTGCTAAAGGATGATCATCCTCTCTCTGAGTATCGTATCCTACCATTTCGCTTTTGATGTATATAGAATTAACTCTGagattttgttgttgaaaagaACACTGAGATTATGACATTGCAACAACTTTGATATATGTAAGTACATGCATacatatgtacatatatatgaGCATACATGAGCATATGTTTAACCGTTGTGGGGATGATTGTATCCTTTTTGGGATATGCCAACCATGCTAAGAACCATATCTAGGTCTGCTAAatattttgatcattttggTGTGTTTCTGTGTTCAGGCAGTATGCTTGAAATTTAGAGTAACTGAATTTGATCTGTGCCTAACATCAGTTATAGCTTTGAGGTTGGTTAATGTATTGTGATCTCAATACATATGTTGACATACAAAGCCTACTgtatgacatttttttttcctttttgttatCAAACTCTTTTAGGTATTACATTAAGCATTGTTTATCCCACCACTTGAGTTGAGCTCTATTACTAAACCTTTTGGGACCGCCCAAGTCCTAACTCTAATGTATTCATGATAGATCCTTCTTGTCCTGTAATATGGATTGTCCTACACATCTTACCCATTTATTTATCAGTTTCAGCATATAATTCCTTAACCTCTTCCAGATTTGGAAAATGGGCATACATTGCACTTAGTTATAAGGCAACCATCCCAGTCACAACCTTCATCTGGGACAAGTTCTGGCGACCCACATGTGAATAATGGTAATTgagtattttgtttttaggaaATGTTGGTACTGCAATTTCAGGTTCAGAGTCCTCCTAAGAGATTATATAAGCTTCTTGATGTAATTTGGCAGGAAATGAGGCTAGTGGTGTTCCTCGTGGTCGCATTGGACAGATATCACACAGCGTAGTCCTTGGGACATTTAATGTTGGAGACCAAGGTGAAGGCATTGTTCCTGACCTTAGTCGGGTTCGTATTTTGCTTCTTGTTTTGTGAAAGTAATGggctttatatttataaatggGCCAGGAAGGGTTTCTTAAAGTGGTACTTCTAGAAGCTCATTATGCTATGTTCTTTCTTAGTAGGTTATTGGTGCAGTTTTGAATTCTATTGGAGTCGGCAGCCAGGCTACAACTAATGTTACAGGCAACGTACAGTCCACTACTTCGGTGAGCAATGCATGTTCCTTGAAATTACAACCGGATGTGTCTAATATATCtatgaaaattgtttgtaaATTCCCACTTGTGGTCtgtataaaataattgattAAAGTACTATTTTTAGCATCTGCAGCTTAagctataatattttttattagtattttttttggaaactGTTGTAATCttgaaaaactga
The window above is part of the Prunus dulcis chromosome 1, ALMONDv2, whole genome shotgun sequence genome. Proteins encoded here:
- the LOC117636442 gene encoding alcohol dehydrogenase-like 7 isoform X1; the encoded protein is MEPEKLSSGSRGKPIRCRAAVSRKPGEPLVMEEIIVAPPMPHEVRIRIICTSLCHSDIIFWKMKDFPGIFPRILGHEAIGIVESVGEDVNEVTEGDTVIPTFMSQCGECADCRSTKSNLCTKFPFKVSPFMPRYETSRFTDLNGEVLYHFLFVSSFTEYTVVDIAHVTKIDPAVTPSRACLLGCGISTGVGAAWRTANVEEGSTVAIFGLGSIGLAVAEGARLCGATRIIGVDVNQQKFEIGKKFGLTDFVDPANCENKSVSQVIIEMTGGGADYCFECVGLASLVQEAYACCRKGWGKTVVLGVDKPASLVSLPSREILHSGKNLMGSLFGGLKPKSDIPLLLNRYVDKELQLDEFVTHEVRFEDINKAFDLLIEGQCLRCVISMCNE
- the LOC117636442 gene encoding alcohol dehydrogenase-like 7 isoform X2, with translation MEPEKLSSGSRGKPIRCRAAVSRKPGEPLVMEEIIVAPPMPHEVRIRIICTSLCHSDIIFWKMKDFPGIFPRILGHEAIGIVESVGEDVNEVTEGDTVIPTFMSQCGECADCRSTKSNLCTKFPFKVSPFMPRYETSRFTDLNGEVLYHFLFVSSFTEYTVVDIAHVTKIDPAVTPSRACLLGCGISTGVGAAWRTANVEEGSTVAIFGLGSIGLAVAEGARLCGATRIIGVDVNQQKFEIGKKFGLTDFVDPANCENKSVSQVFLYNYSSTVWSFHYSVLYSYAHLF